The genomic region ACATTTTTTAAATTAGAACTTAAAGCCGTAACTATGTGCGTATCTACCTCAAGTCGAATCCCCTGCATCCCTACTGGATCTTTAATGTTATCCTGGCCATCAATCCTATAGTTTTTCGCGAAAACTTGTATTATTTCCCGATTTGGGGGTAACTTTATAACAGTTGCTGCTTCTTCTACCCTAGAAACGTCTGAAGTTGTTATTTCCTTATTAGCTGTGCTTATTGCAACTACACCCCTAGAATTTAATCCAGCTATATGTGACCCATTAATATTTACTGTTGCGCTTTGAATGTGTACACCAGATACCTGCTCAGCCTGATTAATTGCTTTGATTATGGCATCGGTAACATCGTCAATATGAGCAATAACACCTTTACGCATACCAAGGTTTGTAGATAAACCATGACCAATAATTGACACTTTACTTTGATCTTGTTGGTCGATAACACCAACAATACACCGCACTGAGCTGGTACCAATATCTATTCCTACATAATGTTGTGGCTGTTCACGCATGCAAGCAGTATAACGCTTATACTCTATTTACATCAAGTTATTAAATTATTTATTCAGTAGATCTGGTTAGTATTTCAAATCCATCGTCAGTCACAAGAACTGTATCTTCAAAATGCGCAGACAATGAGCCATCACTTGTTGATACAGTCCATCCATCATTTTCAACATAGACTTTTTCATTTCCAAGCATTGCCATTGGCTCAATAGCTATAGTCATTCCTGAAAGTAGTTCTGGGCCAGTATTCTTTACCCCATAATTTGGGATATTTGGGTTTTCGTGCAATTTATGACCAACGCCGTGCCCCACATATTCTCTTACTATTCCTAGCTTTGCATCGTCGAGAACATTTTGTATTGCTGAAGATATTGTACCAACTCGAACAGTATTTTTAACAACTGATATTCCTGATAATAATGCTTGTTCAGTTTTTTCTAATAGAAGTCGCTTTGATGAATTTGTATTTCCTACAACGAAAGTTCTAGCTGCATCAGTAATCATGCCCTTGTAATTCACCCCAAAATCAACACTAACAACATCGCCATCATGAAGTATCTTGTTGGGTTTCGGTATACCATGAATTACTTGGTCGTTTACTGAAACACACATAACGTGCGGAAAGCCATGGTAGTTTAAAAACACAGGTTTTGCATGCTGATGTTCGTTTAGTTTTGATAATGATAAATCAGCAAGATCTTTTGTCGACATACCGGGTTTTGTGTACTGAACAACAAATTGTATCACATGCTCAAGAATACTACCACTACGTCTAATATTTGAAATCTCTTTAGGTGTTTTAATTTTATTATGCATAAAAAACTAAACCTTTAGTTGCTTGCGAATAGACCGTTGAACAATATCCACCTCTTGATCTGCGGTTATATCATGTATCGGAACACCTGCATCTTTAAAATGCTCTAAGATAGGTAATATTGAGTTGTTATACTCTTTGAATCGCTCTTCAATTGCAGATTCGGTGTCATCTTGTCGACCTCGCGCCAGCAAGCGTTTTCGAACAGCTTTTTTATCCGCTTTCAGATTTACGACTGCCGTCAATTTCAGTTGACCATGTTTTGCTTGATTCAACAACCAATCTGCCTGTGCCACAGTACGCGGAAAGCCATCTAGTATAAACTCATTCTTTGTGTCTACAACATTAAATATTTTTTGAACCAACGAGATTATCTCTTTATCTTCAATCAGCTTTCCGGCAAGCATGTCTTTTCGGCGTTCCCCAGAAATAAGCATTCTCAGGAACTCCCCGGTTGAAAGCCAAGGCAAACCTAAATAATCTGCTAGCATTTTACCCTGAACACTTTTGCCAGAACCCGCAACTCCGGTAAATATTATCAAAAAACTACCTCCATTATTTGCTACTCAACTGATCTTTAACGATACTAGCAATCCTTGCGCCATCCGCTCGTCCATCGCTAGATTCTTTAACACTTTTTATAATAACGCCCATATCTTGTATTGAAGCACTGCCATGTTTAGATATTATGTTTCTAGTTAATTCGATAAGCTCAGAATCGCTCATCATTTCAGGAAGATATGCTTCAATAACCTTCTTTTCGTCCAACTCTTTTTTTGACCGCTCGACAGAGCCTGCCTTAATATATAGATCGGAGGCTTCTTGACGCTTTTTTGCTTCTTTTTGTAAACAGGCAATTACTTCTTGATCGTCTAGCCCAGAATCACGTTTATTTTGTGCAATCTCTTGATTTAGAATAACGCTCTTTATCATTCGAAGTGTGTCGGCCTTCAGCCGATCACCGGCTAAAAGAGCCTCTTTTAAGTCTTGATCAATTACCTGTTTCAGGCTCATCAAAAACTAACCTAATCTAGTTCGCTTACTGCTACCCTTAATATTTTTACGTTCATTACGAATAATAGCCCTCTGACGTCTATCTCGTTTGCTCATTGGTTTTTCAAAATATTGGTTTTGTTTAGCAACAGCTAAAACACCTGATTGCTGTACTTTACGAGTAAACCGGCGCAGTAAATTTTCGGTCGACTCTTTTGGATCTTTACGTGTTACTTGAATCATATCGATGTATTGTACATTAACAGAGTGGAATTATCAAGAATTACTTTTCTTTCTTGCCTGACTGGCTCTTTGAGACTTCAAAACTATACTCTGAAGCTCTTTAAAAATAATAAAATGCTTATTTGTATAGTAAACTTTTGTGTTACCCTGTTTCTCGGATATTAGAAAGCCAATTTTCTCTAGTTTTTTCAGCTCTCTCTGAATATTGCCAGCGTCCTCTTTGATTAGCTTTGCAAGCCCACGGACATGAGTTTTAAAGTCGGGGTACTTGGCGTACACGACTACAATCTTCCTTCTAACTCGTGATGTTATAAACGTATCTAGCATAAGCTTCTATATTGTCATTAGAACAACGTCGTATACTAGTATATCTAGTTCGTAAAGAATTTCAAGTCTTTATTTGTTTTCTTTATTATCTTCTATAATATTTAGTATGTACTGTTATGAAATATGGGTTCGAAGCAATAAATACCACAGTAGTCTCCCGTTAACATATACCTCTCCTGTAAAATTATCTGCAGGCACAATAGTTAAGATTGATCTACGCAATCAAAGTTGCGTGGGCATAATTCGACGTGCGGCACCTGCCCCAAAAGGCGTCGCAATGAAACCCATATCAGACACACTTCTTGATGGCAGTCATCACTTGCCAATAGAAAGCCTTAAGTTGCTGAGTTGGCTTCTATTCTATTACCCTTCTGGAAGTGGCCAAATAACTCAACTATTCCTACCGCCCTCGTGGCCCAGAACAGAAGATATTTACTCTACAAACCCTAAAGAAAATAACCACAAACTAGCCACCCCACCCATCCTAACATCTGAGCAAACAAATATTCTGCAATCAATCCAAACAAATCCTGGTAGTTTTATTCTCCACGGTGACACTGGAACTGGCAAGACCAGGGTTTACTTAGAGCTAATAAGTAAAACTATCTCTTCGGGTAGATCCTGTATGATTTTAGTACCAGAAATTGGTCTTGCTCCGCATTTATACTCAAATTTGGCTCCATACTTAGATACAAATATTCAGATATTACATTCTGGGTTATTGCAAACCGAGAGACGCAAAACCTGGACCCAAACATTAACAAACCCGAATCCTCAGATTATTATCGGAACACGTTCTGCTTTATTTGCTCCTATGATAAATATTGGATTGATAGTTGTTGACGAATGTCATGATGACGGATATAAGCAAGAAAATACTCCAAGGTATCACGGACTAAGAGTCGCTTCGAGACTAGCTCAGCTTCATGACTCCACTTTAATATTCGGTTCGGCAACTCCTTCAATAAGTGATCTGTATATTGCCCAAGAAAAGAAGATACCGATACTTAGGATGACAAAATTAGCCAAAAAAAATAATAAAAACAGTAGACTTTTATTAATTAACAGGCGAGATAATAAAGAGTTTACCCAATCGAATTTTTTAAGCAATACATTAATTAATGAACTACACAAACAACTTAAAACGGGTCGCCAATCACTACTATTTCTGAATAGAAGAGGTAGCGCCAAAATAGTTGCTTGTACGGAATGTGGATGGAGAAACCTTTGCTCTTCTTGTGAGTTGCCGTTAACTTTTCATGAAGATAAGTTTATTTTGCGCTGTCATACTTGTGGAAGATCCGAAAAAACACCAACCAGCTGTCCTGATTGCAACAACACAAATATTATCTACTCAGGCCCCGGCACTAAGAAGGTTGAAAATGAAATACAAAAACTCTTTCCTGGTGCAGTAATTGCTCGCTTCGACAAAGACAACCTTACTCAAGATAGACTAGATAAAAAGCTGGCACATATACAAAACAATCAAATTGACATCATAATTGGTACCCAGATTCTCATAAAGGGGTTCGACATACCAAATCTGGGATTAGTCGGAATATTAGATGCAGATAGCTCGCTCTCTTTCCCGGATTTTACAACGGACGAAAAAACCTACCAAATTCTTACACAAACTATTGGTAGAGTTGGTCGTGGTCATACTGATAGCGTAGCGGTAATCCAAACACTTCAACCCGAAAGTAAACTCTTAGCTCAAGTAATGACAAAAAACTGGGAACAATTCTACAATCAACAAATTAAAGTTCGGCAAGAGCACAAGTTTCCACCATTTACTTTTCTATTAAAACTTGAATATAGCAAAAAGAAGTATGAAAACGTCATTAAATCAACCGAAAAACTCAAGACATTACTACTTGATAAATACCCTGGAATAACACTGCTAGGCCCTTCACCAGCTTTTAAAGAAAAAAGAGGTGGCACATATACCTGGCAATTGATCGTCAAATCATCCCGTCGCTCTATACTTCTACAGATTGTAAAAAGACTACCGAGTGGATGGAAGTATGATATCGATCCAACACATTTGTTATAAATTAGACTTCTAAGATATAATTTACAGATATGAGCAGTAAGTTAATTACATTACCGAATAAACATCTCAGGCAGAGGTCAAAAAAAGTAGGCATTATTGATGATTCAATAAAACAGATTATTGAAGACATGAAGAAAGCTACCCTAGATTGGGAAGATTCACGCGAGCACGAGGTTGGTGTTGCACTTGCGGGAGTTCAGATAGACCAATTATTACGAATTGTGATCATACGAGAGAATATTGATCAAAAACAAAACAAGAATTTTATTGTATTCATTAACCCTGAAATAACTAAATATGAAGGTGAAATACTTGAAGACTATGAAGGTTGCCTGAGTATTAAAGATATTTACGGTAAAGTACCAAGATATAGCAAAGTAAAAGTTAAAGCACTCGACCAAAATGGAAAGCAATTTAGAGTTACGGCTGAAGGTTTCTTGGCACGAATTTTTCAGCATGAGATTGATCACACCAAAGGTATAGTCTTTATCGATCATATTAAGGACGATCCAGATGCATTCTATCGACTTGAAAATAATGGCAACTTAAAACAACTTAACTACACAAATGAAATCCAGTCCAATAGTATTCTTTGGTAGTGGGCCTGTTGCGGGCAAGTCTTTGGAGTTCCTTGCTAATCATTTCAATATACACACTGTTATAACTAAACCCAGGCCCCCCCATCATAAAGGGGACGTTCCAGTTATTAGAATAGCTGAGTCCAAAAAAATACCAATAATTACCGTTAATAATCGGCAGGATTTAGATCTGCTAATCAAACAAAAATTAATCCCGAATGAGTTAGGAATACTGATAGATTTTGGTATTATTATTTCCCAAGAAGTAATCAGTTATTTTCATAAAGGAATTGTTAACAGCCACTTCTCTCTTTTGCCTGAATGGCGAGGTGCTGACCCAATTTCTTTTGCTATATTAAATGGCGACAAGAAAACAGGTGTAAGCCTTATGTTAATTGATGAAGGAATGGATACGGGCAAACTATTGACTCAAAGGACATTCCATATACCTCCAAACATGACTACACCAGAATTAACGGAAAGCCTTATCGAGCTCAGTAATGAACTTCTTCTCCAGGCAATTCCAAAATACCTCATGAATCTGATAACCCCCAAGCGACAACCCCATCCAGACAGAGCCACATACTCACGAAAACTTAGTAAAAACGACAGTATTATTGACTGGAATAAATCAGCAAACGCACTACATAATGAGATAAGAGCGTATTCAGGCTGGCCTGGTAGTAAGACCACTATATTTAACAAAGATGTAATCCTTATCAAGACAAATATAATTCAAAAAGTATCGGATCAGCCAGGAACAATAAAGGTCGACAAGAAACAAGGTCAACTTATGGTTCATACTGGTCATAATATTCTTGATATCTTATATCTAAAACCAGTTGGCAAACGTACAATGACTGCAAAAGAATTCATTGCGGGCTACTATACTAAAAAAATGACATCGTAGTAATTACTGAATTTGCGTTGTATTATCCTGACTAGCAGATAGTATTTGAGGAGCTGCTTGTTTAATCTCGTTTTTTAGACCTTCTAACTCATCCGCCACAACTTGTTTATAGTTAGGAAAGTTTGTTTCAAGCCAAGAAAATGCACTTCTTTCTTTATTCTGCTTTTCTTCTGTCGAATCTTCTTGACGTGGCATAAGTTGCTCAAACTCTGCTAGCTGATCGCTACTCATACGTTCAGCAAGCTTCATGCCAACCCTCAACTCTAACGTTTCATAAATATGATGTAGCATCATGTTTTTTTCAGCAACTGGCAATGTCCCCAAACCCAGTTCTTCAAGAAGTTGATTATTTAATTTAAACATATCTCCTCATTTCTATCCTTATTGTATCAATAATATTACTAATTTAACAAACTCCAAATAAACGCAACAAGTCCTAACGATACTAGCATTATAATACCAGTATTGATGCCGGTTTTGATCGCCTTTCTATATTCATCTGTAGCATTTCGAGATTCTTGATGGCGACGTTCAAGTAAAGAAATCTTATTATCTAAACTCTTAATTTTTGTTACTTGATGATGATGATCATCACCGTAACTACTTGATTTTGATCCTTCTAAACCGATCCCAGGCTCGTCGTGAGTCTTTATATGCATTACTGTCTGAAATTTTTCATCGCTATCTTTAGCTTCTATTTTTCTATGTAACATACTGTCGCTATCCATCGCTTCATTTGACACCAAATACTCACTGAGATTCTGGTAGGTAGTTGGCGTATTTATCGCTATTTCAGGCTTGTTTTCATTATTTATCCTTTTATACCGATCATTGTACCTCTGCTCTCTTTCTGAGTATCTACTATCATTACCTACTGTTTGTCTGTCATGAGCTCGTTTGCCATACACTTCATCTTTCGCTTCTTTGTATATATTTGACCCATCAGGACTTTGTGAGCCTATATTGTATTTAGTTGCAAAAATTGCGCCAGATTTTTCTGAATTGTTTTTGTTATTGATTTTTTGTGGTACTTCTCTTGGCGAATAAAGCTCTCTCTTTCCCATAGCCAATAATTCAGCATCCTGGCTTATTTCTTGTTTTTGTAAATTTTCTAATTTTTTTTGATGAGATTCCTGTTTTGAATGCAAATCATCAATGCGCTTTCTTAGCTTTCGTGTCTGCCTTTTTAATCTTCTTCTACTCTCTCGTTCTTTTTGCAGTGAGTCCTTATCGGCATAGTCTTTATTATGCGCTACACCTCTAGAAATAGGCTCCTCTCTTGTACTATTTTTTTCATATCCGGTGTGATGTATATCCTGAGGAACTTGTTGGTCATCCATGACATCTCTTGTAGTATCGTATAAACTAACCTCTTCTTGATTATGTTGAGTATGTATTTCGTCATCCGTCACCCTTAATGCTGTTGGGCGTGGTTCATAGGCATCTAGGTCAGATAATTGCGATACATCGGCAATATTGTCAAAATCACTTTGTCCTTCAACAAAAACATCGTTCGAGTCGCGAGATCTAACGTCGGGTATTGTTGTTTGATCTAAAACTTTATCATGTAGCTCTAGTACCGTGCCTACTTCGTCTTTTTCTGTGCCGTATTCTCTTCTCGGGTCATCTTCTGTTCCTGTGTAGTTACCACCATTAATTACTGTATCGTCGACATTAACTACCTCTGTAGTATTAACAAGCGGGATATTGAATGAATTAACGTGTGTTTCTTCAGCGTATTCTTGACTCCCCTTCTCGCCTTCATTACTGTCTCTATCGACCCCAATTAACCTACCAAATAGAGAGCTAAATGATTCGACAAAACTTTTTTGATTTTCGTCAGGCTCATCAGATTCACGACTAAATAGCTTCTTCCATATTTCACTAACTTTACTTTTTTTCTTTTTATCAGAAGATATCTCTAGGTCTGATTCATTAGTTGAATCGTAACCTTGTTCATCAAACTCTGATTCCGCTACTCCGAATGGTGATTTGTTCTCCATAACAATAACACCTTCTGTCCTCTAACCCACCTAGAGCGAACGAGCCACCTCTTCTCTTGTATAAACTTCAATCCGGTCGCCTTCCTTGATGTCAATTTTTGATGATATCTGAAGATGGACGCCACACATTTCGCCTTCTTGAACCTCTTTCGTATCAGTGGGTCCACGTTTTAGCCCAATAACTGTCGCATCTGCAAACTTCTCCCCATCTCTGATAATCCTAGCTAAAGCTGGAGCAACCAACTTACCTTTTGTAACTTCACCCCCCACAATGAGATCACTTTTTGTAGTCTTAAATATACCCTTAACAACTAATCTACCCATGTCGGTTTCTTTCACTTCCGGAGCAAGACGCAACGTTAGCTCATGCTTTACGTCATCAAGCAGTTCATAAATCACCTTATAAATACGAACATCGACTTTATCTCTAATAGCGACCTGTCGTAAACCCTTAGAAAGCTCGATATTAAAACCGTAAATAACAGCATTACTGGTCATTGCTAGCTGTAAATCGTTCTCAAAAATATTGCCAACACCACTGCCAACAATCCGTACTCCAACTTCTTCATTGTTTAATGTCTTGAGACTGTCAATGACCGAAGTTAACGATCCTTGTACGTCGGCTTTAACAATGACATTAAATTCTGATAGTTCTGTATTCCGATTAATTATGTGCAATAACTGACTACTTGTTGTGATATTCGATTTGGAAGTATTTGTTGATTGCCTAATTCTAGCCTCGACGATTTTCTTCGCCTCTTTGTCATTTGCCACAGCCATAAACTCTTGTCCAAACTCTGGTAATTCTCTAAATCCGGTTAATATTACGGGTGTTGATGGACCAGCTTCGGTGATAGGTGAGCCGAGTGTAGTTTCAAGATTTCGAATTTTTCCATATGTTTGACCCACAACAACCACTGAACCGTTCTTGAGTGTGCCTGTTTCTACCAAGGCAATAGCCACCGCACCCCTACCTTTCTCCATGTGAGATTCAATAATTAAACCCTTGGCGGGTGTATCTACATCGGCCTTAAGCTCTTCGACATCAGCAACTAATAATGTCATGTCTAATAATTCCTTAACTCCTTGCTGAGTTTTAGCCGAAACTGGAAGAATAATAGCATCACCACCCCAATCTTCTGGTATGATATTTTGTTCTGCTAACTGTTGCTTTACTCGATCTATATTTGCTTCAGGCTTGTCGGCTTTATTAATGGCAAAGATCATTTTAACGTTAGCTTTATTGGCAAATCTAATAGCTTCCAAGGTTTGTGGTTTTATTCCATCATCAGCGGCCACCACAATAATAGCCAAATCTGTAAGTTGTGCGCCATGCTCCCTAAGAGCCGTAAACGCTTCGTGCCCAGGTGTATCCAAAAAGGTTATTTTACGATCGCCATGAGATATTTGATATGCAGATATGTGCTGTGTTATTCCTCCTGCTTCTTGCTTGGCAACACCCGCACCACGTATTGCATCCAATAACGATGTCTTTCCATGATCAACATGACCCATAACCGCAACCACAGGAGCTCTCAGAGATGCGTTATCACTTATTTCATGCTGTCTCTTTTTAGGTACAGTAGTTGACTCGTCTTGTTTTCTGACCAACTCAATATCTGTTAGCTTTAATTCTTCAGTAATTATTTGAGCCGTATCAAAGTCAATACGCTCATTAACGGTCACCATAATACCGTTCTTCATGAGTTCGCCAATCAATTTCGTGACTGGAATCATAAGCTTATCGGCAAGATCGCCAACTGTAACCATGCCTTCTATTTCAATCTTCGCACGTGGCATACTTGCTCCTTTCTTACGATTAATCTACATGTTTTATTTAGATGATTTTTTACTATCTTTTAAGCTCAAAGCAATCTTACGTCCTTCTGTATCAACATCAATTACTTTAAATTGCTTCTTTTCGTTTAACTGGAATAACTTCTCTGGATCAATACTGTCGTCATCTCCCATTTCTGAGACATGAACAAGTGCCTCAACAGATGGGCTTAATTGCACAAAAGCACCAAATGGTGTTATTCGGGTAATCTTACCTTCTACTACATCATTCTTCTTGAATGTTTTAACTTCCTTTAACCAAGGATCTTCAGTAGTCTGCTTAAGACTTAGACTTAGCCTATCCTTATCGATACCAATTATTTTAGCAGTGATCACTTGTCCAGTTTTCACATAATCTTTCGGATTCTCGACCCGTTCCCAAGAAATCTCTGAAATATGGATCAATCCTTCTATGCCGTCAACGTTAACAAAGGCCCCGAAATCAATGACCCCCGTAATGACACCTTCTATTGTGTCTCCAACCTTGAGTTTAGAAAACCTATTCTGAAGCTCATCGCGTACCGCCTCTTTCTCGGAAACGATCAATTTATTATCTTTCTTGCTGACATCTAGTACTCGAACTTTTATAGGCTTGTCCTTTAACGAATTAAGCTTCTGTAAAATCTCATCTTTATCAGCACCCGAAACACGAGGATAATGGCCAGCGGCTAATTGACTTACGGGCAAGAAACCTCGAATGCCTTCTACCTCGATCAGTAGACCTCCCCGATTCGCATCATATGGATAAACATCGATTATCTCTTGTGATTCTTGTAGACGCTTTAGTTCATCCCAGC from Candidatus Nomurabacteria bacterium harbors:
- the priA gene encoding primosomal protein N', whose amino-acid sequence is MYCYEIWVRSNKYHSSLPLTYTSPVKLSAGTIVKIDLRNQSCVGIIRRAAPAPKGVAMKPISDTLLDGSHHLPIESLKLLSWLLFYYPSGSGQITQLFLPPSWPRTEDIYSTNPKENNHKLATPPILTSEQTNILQSIQTNPGSFILHGDTGTGKTRVYLELISKTISSGRSCMILVPEIGLAPHLYSNLAPYLDTNIQILHSGLLQTERRKTWTQTLTNPNPQIIIGTRSALFAPMINIGLIVVDECHDDGYKQENTPRYHGLRVASRLAQLHDSTLIFGSATPSISDLYIAQEKKIPILRMTKLAKKNNKNSRLLLINRRDNKEFTQSNFLSNTLINELHKQLKTGRQSLLFLNRRGSAKIVACTECGWRNLCSSCELPLTFHEDKFILRCHTCGRSEKTPTSCPDCNNTNIIYSGPGTKKVENEIQKLFPGAVIARFDKDNLTQDRLDKKLAHIQNNQIDIIIGTQILIKGFDIPNLGLVGILDADSSLSFPDFTTDEKTYQILTQTIGRVGRGHTDSVAVIQTLQPESKLLAQVMTKNWEQFYNQQIKVRQEHKFPPFTFLLKLEYSKKKYENVIKSTEKLKTLLLDKYPGITLLGPSPAFKEKRGGTYTWQLIVKSSRRSILLQIVKRLPSGWKYDIDPTHLL
- the def gene encoding peptide deformylase yields the protein MSSKLITLPNKHLRQRSKKVGIIDDSIKQIIEDMKKATLDWEDSREHEVGVALAGVQIDQLLRIVIIRENIDQKQNKNFIVFINPEITKYEGEILEDYEGCLSIKDIYGKVPRYSKVKVKALDQNGKQFRVTAEGFLARIFQHEIDHTKGIVFIDHIKDDPDAFYRLENNGNLKQLNYTNEIQSNSILW
- a CDS encoding GatB/YqeY domain-containing protein, which gives rise to MSLKQVIDQDLKEALLAGDRLKADTLRMIKSVILNQEIAQNKRDSGLDDQEVIACLQKEAKKRQEASDLYIKAGSVERSKKELDEKKVIEAYLPEMMSDSELIELTRNIISKHGSASIQDMGVIIKSVKESSDGRADGARIASIVKDQLSSK
- the fmt gene encoding methionyl-tRNA formyltransferase, whose product is MKSSPIVFFGSGPVAGKSLEFLANHFNIHTVITKPRPPHHKGDVPVIRIAESKKIPIITVNNRQDLDLLIKQKLIPNELGILIDFGIIISQEVISYFHKGIVNSHFSLLPEWRGADPISFAILNGDKKTGVSLMLIDEGMDTGKLLTQRTFHIPPNMTTPELTESLIELSNELLLQAIPKYLMNLITPKRQPHPDRATYSRKLSKNDSIIDWNKSANALHNEIRAYSGWPGSKTTIFNKDVILIKTNIIQKVSDQPGTIKVDKKQGQLMVHTGHNILDILYLKPVGKRTMTAKEFIAGYYTKKMTS
- a CDS encoding ArsR family transcriptional regulator encodes the protein MLDTFITSRVRRKIVVVYAKYPDFKTHVRGLAKLIKEDAGNIQRELKKLEKIGFLISEKQGNTKVYYTNKHFIIFKELQSIVLKSQRASQARKKSNS
- the rpsU gene encoding 30S ribosomal protein S21 produces the protein MIQVTRKDPKESTENLLRRFTRKVQQSGVLAVAKQNQYFEKPMSKRDRRQRAIIRNERKNIKGSSKRTRLG
- a CDS encoding translation initiation factor IF-2, whose translation is MPRAKIEIEGMVTVGDLADKLMIPVTKLIGELMKNGIMVTVNERIDFDTAQIITEELKLTDIELVRKQDESTTVPKKRQHEISDNASLRAPVVAVMGHVDHGKTSLLDAIRGAGVAKQEAGGITQHISAYQISHGDRKITFLDTPGHEAFTALREHGAQLTDLAIIVVAADDGIKPQTLEAIRFANKANVKMIFAINKADKPEANIDRVKQQLAEQNIIPEDWGGDAIILPVSAKTQQGVKELLDMTLLVADVEELKADVDTPAKGLIIESHMEKGRGAVAIALVETGTLKNGSVVVVGQTYGKIRNLETTLGSPITEAGPSTPVILTGFRELPEFGQEFMAVANDKEAKKIVEARIRQSTNTSKSNITTSSQLLHIINRNTELSEFNVIVKADVQGSLTSVIDSLKTLNNEEVGVRIVGSGVGNIFENDLQLAMTSNAVIYGFNIELSKGLRQVAIRDKVDVRIYKVIYELLDDVKHELTLRLAPEVKETDMGRLVVKGIFKTTKSDLIVGGEVTKGKLVAPALARIIRDGEKFADATVIGLKRGPTDTKEVQEGEMCGVHLQISSKIDIKEGDRIEVYTREEVARSL
- a CDS encoding S1 RNA-binding domain-containing protein, which produces MDELLESSTIKQLKTGDVIDGVVTDIKKQEVWIDLGANGVGVVFRREISGAQKLEVGSKVTVSVLEPELDEGYVLLSMRRAAKDRGWDELKRLQESQEIIDVYPYDANRGGLLIEVEGIRGFLPVSQLAAGHYPRVSGADKDEILQKLNSLKDKPIKVRVLDVSKKDNKLIVSEKEAVRDELQNRFSKLKVGDTIEGVITGVIDFGAFVNVDGIEGLIHISEISWERVENPKDYVKTGQVITAKIIGIDKDRLSLSLKQTTEDPWLKEVKTFKKNDVVEGKITRITPFGAFVQLSPSVEALVHVSEMGDDDSIDPEKLFQLNEKKQFKVIDVDTEGRKIALSLKDSKKSSK
- a CDS encoding nucleoside monophosphate kinase yields the protein MIIFTGVAGSGKSVQGKMLADYLGLPWLSTGEFLRMLISGERRKDMLAGKLIEDKEIISLVQKIFNVVDTKNEFILDGFPRTVAQADWLLNQAKHGQLKLTAVVNLKADKKAVRKRLLARGRQDDTESAIEERFKEYNNSILPILEHFKDAGVPIHDITADQEVDIVQRSIRKQLKV
- the map gene encoding type I methionyl aminopeptidase, encoding MHNKIKTPKEISNIRRSGSILEHVIQFVVQYTKPGMSTKDLADLSLSKLNEHQHAKPVFLNYHGFPHVMCVSVNDQVIHGIPKPNKILHDGDVVSVDFGVNYKGMITDAARTFVVGNTNSSKRLLLEKTEQALLSGISVVKNTVRVGTISSAIQNVLDDAKLGIVREYVGHGVGHKLHENPNIPNYGVKNTGPELLSGMTIAIEPMAMLGNEKVYVENDGWTVSTSDGSLSAHFEDTVLVTDDGFEILTRSTE